One window of the Klebsiella oxytoca genome contains the following:
- a CDS encoding ABC transporter ATP-binding protein translates to MPQRVLPAEQGIVLDSLSAGYGQTLIVDNIHLTIPHGKMTVLAGANGSGKSTLLSTIARMLKPLGGCVRLDGEVIHQMPTREVSRRLGILPQSPLTPEGLTVFELVSRGRYPWQGLMRQWSEADEQAVEEALRLTGTAEFAHLPVDSLSGGQRQRCWIAMALAQQTATILLDEPTTWLDLRYQVDILELLQTLTRDHGRTVVTVLHDLNFAVNYADLLVFLKKGRIAGVINEQQICTPELIKTVFDVDVQMSLNPQTGKPFFMPFRAREEKAL, encoded by the coding sequence ATGCCACAGCGGGTGTTGCCTGCAGAGCAGGGGATCGTCCTTGATTCCCTGTCGGCCGGATATGGCCAGACGCTAATTGTCGACAATATTCATCTGACTATCCCCCACGGGAAAATGACGGTGCTGGCCGGTGCCAACGGTTCGGGTAAATCGACGCTGCTGTCGACCATCGCCCGGATGCTCAAGCCGCTGGGCGGCTGCGTACGCCTGGACGGTGAAGTGATACATCAGATGCCGACCCGGGAGGTTTCCCGGCGGCTGGGCATTCTGCCGCAATCGCCGCTAACGCCGGAAGGGCTGACGGTGTTTGAACTGGTTTCACGCGGGCGCTACCCGTGGCAGGGGCTGATGCGGCAATGGTCCGAAGCCGATGAACAGGCGGTAGAAGAGGCGCTACGACTCACCGGTACCGCCGAATTTGCCCATTTACCGGTGGATAGCCTCTCCGGCGGCCAGCGCCAGCGCTGTTGGATCGCCATGGCCCTCGCTCAGCAAACGGCGACGATTCTGCTCGATGAACCCACTACATGGCTCGATCTGCGCTATCAGGTCGACATTCTTGAACTGCTGCAAACCCTGACTCGCGATCACGGCCGCACCGTGGTGACCGTCCTGCATGACCTGAACTTCGCGGTGAACTATGCCGACCTGCTGGTGTTTCTCAAAAAAGGACGGATTGCCGGGGTGATTAATGAACAGCAAATTTGCACCCCGGAGTTGATTAAAACCGTCTTTGACGTGGACGTACAGATGTCGCTTAACCCGCAGACCGGCAAGCCCTTTTTTATGCCGTTCCGCGCCCGCGAGGAGAAAGCTTTATGA
- a CDS encoding ABC transporter ATP-binding protein, which translates to MVTANATSQAASTGAAVSISHLHHAFALGKQAVPVLENISLQLRPGESVALLGPSGCGKSTLLRLLAGLEPQQAGQIQIDGAAMGGPGPKRILVFQDPTLYPWLTVRQNVLLGPQAQGKKGLEPKADALISRIGLQAFSEAWPRQLSGGMAQRAALARALLNEPRLLLLDEPLGKLDSLTRISMQRELIALWQQQGYTSLLVTHDIEEALLLCEKVLVMSPRPGRIIVEFALPLAFPRHRDNPLLLQHRQDILRILGQEEDW; encoded by the coding sequence ATGGTAACCGCGAACGCCACTTCTCAGGCGGCATCGACCGGCGCAGCGGTGTCGATAAGCCATCTGCATCATGCTTTTGCTCTTGGTAAACAGGCGGTACCGGTGCTGGAGAATATCAGCCTGCAGCTGCGGCCCGGAGAAAGCGTCGCGCTGCTCGGCCCCTCGGGATGCGGTAAATCCACTCTGCTGCGGCTGCTGGCGGGGCTGGAGCCGCAGCAGGCCGGGCAAATTCAGATTGATGGGGCGGCAATGGGTGGGCCGGGGCCCAAACGGATTCTGGTGTTTCAGGATCCAACGCTTTATCCGTGGCTGACGGTACGGCAAAACGTGCTGCTGGGGCCGCAGGCGCAGGGGAAAAAGGGGCTTGAGCCAAAGGCCGATGCGTTGATTTCGCGCATTGGGCTACAGGCGTTTAGCGAGGCGTGGCCGCGCCAGCTTTCCGGCGGCATGGCGCAGCGTGCGGCGCTGGCGCGGGCGCTGCTGAACGAGCCGCGTCTGCTGCTGCTTGACGAGCCGCTGGGTAAGCTGGATTCGCTTACCCGCATCAGCATGCAGCGGGAGCTGATCGCCCTGTGGCAGCAGCAGGGCTATACCAGCCTGCTGGTCACCCACGATATTGAAGAAGCGCTGCTGCTGTGCGAGAAGGTACTGGTGATGTCGCCGCGTCCGGGGCGGATTATCGTCGAGTTTGCGCTGCCGCTGGCGTTTCCTCGCCATCGGGATAACCCGCTGCTGCTGCAGCATCGTCAGGATATTCTGCGTATTCTTGGCCAGGAAGAGGATTGGTAA
- a CDS encoding TonB-dependent siderophore receptor, giving the protein MTVVADGSQQNATNGYQPLNSSTATLTSMPLLDIPQVVNTVSEQVLEDQHATNLDEALYNVANVVQTNTLGGTQDAFTRRGFGANRDGSIMTNGLRTVLPRSFTAAAERVEVLKGPASTLYGILDPGGLINVVTKRPERSFGGSVSATSTSFGGGSGRFDVIGPVEGTHLAYRVIGEYQHEDYWRNFGKEKSSFINPSLSWFGERATVNVSYSHRNYSTPFDRGTIFDLHTGHAVNVDRKTRFDEPFNITDGYSDLAQLNAEYRLNDAWTARFDYSYSQDHYNDNQARVMAYDSATGGLTRRVDATHGSTQKMHSSRADLQGNVVIGGFYNEILTGLAYENYDLLRTDMIRCKNVKGFNIYNPVYGTVGKCSSVSASDSDQRIEQESYAGYVQDALYLTDNWIAVAGVRYQYYTQYAGKGRPFNVNTDSSDRKWTPKVGLVYKLTPSVSLFGNVARSFMPQSSIASYIGNLPPEESTAYELGAKFELFNGVTANIALFDIDKRNVLYTESVGDETVAKTAGKVRSRGVEVDLAGSLTDNLSVIASYGYTDAKVTDDPDYKGKPLPNVPKHTGSLFLSYDIHNVYDSNTLTVGGGGRAVSKRSGTNGADYYLQGYAVADIFAAYKMKLQYPVTLQVNVKNLFDKTYYTSSIGTNNLGNQIGDPREVQFTLKMDF; this is encoded by the coding sequence ATGACGGTGGTGGCCGACGGCAGTCAGCAAAACGCCACCAACGGCTATCAGCCGCTCAATTCTTCGACCGCCACGTTGACCTCCATGCCGCTGCTGGATATTCCGCAGGTGGTCAATACCGTCAGCGAGCAGGTGCTCGAGGATCAGCACGCGACGAACCTCGATGAAGCGTTGTATAACGTCGCCAACGTGGTGCAAACCAATACCCTCGGCGGAACCCAGGACGCCTTCACCCGCCGCGGCTTTGGCGCTAACCGCGACGGCTCAATCATGACCAACGGCCTGCGTACCGTACTGCCGCGCAGCTTTACCGCCGCCGCCGAACGCGTCGAAGTGCTTAAAGGTCCGGCCTCAACGCTGTACGGTATTCTCGACCCCGGCGGATTAATCAACGTGGTGACCAAACGCCCGGAGCGCAGCTTCGGCGGCTCCGTCTCCGCCACCTCCACCAGCTTTGGCGGCGGCAGCGGCCGGTTTGACGTTATCGGCCCAGTCGAAGGAACACATCTGGCGTACCGGGTGATTGGCGAATATCAGCATGAAGACTACTGGCGTAATTTCGGCAAAGAGAAGAGCAGCTTTATTAACCCCTCCCTGAGCTGGTTCGGCGAGCGGGCGACGGTAAACGTTTCGTATTCACACCGTAACTACAGCACCCCGTTCGATCGCGGCACCATCTTCGATCTGCATACCGGTCATGCGGTGAACGTCGATCGTAAAACCCGTTTTGATGAACCGTTCAACATTACCGACGGTTATTCCGATCTCGCGCAGCTGAATGCCGAATACCGCCTCAATGACGCGTGGACCGCCCGCTTTGATTACAGCTACAGCCAGGATCACTACAATGATAATCAGGCTCGCGTGATGGCTTATGATTCGGCGACTGGAGGCCTGACCCGCCGCGTCGACGCCACCCACGGTTCAACCCAGAAAATGCACTCTTCGCGAGCGGATTTACAGGGTAACGTGGTTATTGGCGGCTTCTACAACGAGATCCTCACCGGTCTGGCCTATGAGAATTACGATCTGCTGCGTACCGATATGATCCGCTGTAAAAACGTGAAGGGATTCAATATCTATAATCCGGTCTACGGCACGGTTGGCAAATGTTCCAGCGTTTCGGCATCCGACAGCGATCAGCGTATTGAACAGGAGAGCTACGCGGGCTACGTGCAGGACGCGCTCTATCTTACCGATAACTGGATTGCCGTTGCCGGGGTACGCTACCAGTATTACACCCAGTACGCGGGTAAAGGCCGCCCGTTTAACGTCAATACCGACAGCAGCGACCGGAAATGGACGCCAAAAGTGGGCCTGGTGTATAAGCTGACGCCGTCCGTTTCGCTGTTCGGTAACGTGGCGCGGTCGTTTATGCCGCAGTCCTCGATCGCCAGTTATATCGGCAACCTACCGCCGGAAGAGTCCACGGCGTACGAGCTGGGCGCAAAGTTTGAGCTGTTCAACGGCGTCACCGCCAATATTGCGCTGTTTGATATTGATAAGCGCAACGTTCTCTACACGGAATCCGTGGGTGATGAAACCGTGGCGAAAACCGCCGGTAAGGTGCGCTCTCGCGGCGTCGAAGTCGACTTGGCCGGATCCTTGACCGATAACCTGAGCGTCATCGCCAGCTACGGCTATACCGATGCGAAGGTCACCGACGATCCGGATTACAAAGGCAAACCGCTGCCGAACGTGCCGAAACACACCGGTTCGCTGTTCCTGAGCTATGACATTCATAACGTCTACGACAGCAATACGCTGACGGTGGGCGGCGGCGGTCGCGCGGTGAGCAAACGTTCCGGGACCAACGGCGCGGACTATTATCTGCAGGGCTATGCGGTGGCGGATATATTTGCGGCCTATAAAATGAAGCTGCAATATCCGGTCACGCTACAAGTCAACGTGAAGAACCTGTTCGATAAGACGTATTACACATCATCTATCGGCACCAATAATCTCGGTAACCAGATCGGCGACCCGCGTGAAGTGCAGTTTACGCTGAAGATGGATTTTTAA
- a CDS encoding MurR/RpiR family transcriptional regulator: MKTVIKREKGRVDLFGERFRARAHQLSPRLLAVVTYINDNREAVLERTAMEIANATNTSDATVVRAIQALGFAGLRELKQTMERWFGPSVTSSEKMISTVGALSSDVDSSINFVLEGHQRACEVLSRPDNRAAVAQAVALLTDARQVGIFGIGASGILAEYTARLLNRIGLPSYVMNRTGFSLAEQLIGLQRGDVLIMMGQKSPHREGMTTLREARRLGIPAILLTQALDSRFSQEAQVVINVPRGGDNGRVPLHGTVLVCLEMIVLSVASTAPQKTVKSMKRIDELHRAIGKSGGKRS; encoded by the coding sequence ATGAAAACGGTGATCAAAAGAGAGAAGGGGCGGGTTGACCTGTTCGGCGAACGTTTTCGCGCCCGCGCGCACCAGCTGTCGCCGCGTTTGCTGGCGGTGGTGACCTATATCAATGATAACCGCGAAGCGGTGCTGGAGCGTACGGCTATGGAGATAGCGAACGCGACCAATACTTCGGACGCCACGGTGGTACGCGCAATCCAGGCGCTCGGTTTCGCCGGACTACGTGAACTGAAGCAGACTATGGAGCGCTGGTTTGGCCCGTCGGTGACTTCGTCGGAAAAGATGATCTCGACGGTTGGTGCGCTCTCCAGCGATGTCGATTCGAGCATCAATTTCGTGCTTGAAGGGCACCAGCGCGCCTGCGAAGTGCTGTCGCGCCCCGACAACCGCGCGGCGGTGGCCCAGGCGGTGGCGCTGCTCACCGACGCCCGTCAGGTGGGGATTTTCGGGATCGGCGCCTCGGGTATTCTGGCGGAATATACCGCCAGGCTGCTGAACCGCATCGGCCTCCCTTCGTACGTAATGAATCGCACCGGCTTTAGCCTCGCCGAGCAGCTGATTGGCCTGCAGCGCGGCGATGTGCTGATTATGATGGGGCAAAAGTCGCCGCACCGGGAGGGAATGACCACCTTACGCGAGGCCCGGCGTCTGGGGATCCCGGCGATTTTGCTCACGCAGGCGCTGGACTCTCGCTTTAGCCAGGAGGCGCAGGTGGTGATAAACGTGCCGCGCGGCGGCGATAACGGGCGGGTGCCGCTGCACGGGACGGTGCTGGTTTGCCTGGAGATGATCGTGCTGTCGGTGGCCTCCACCGCGCCGCAAAAAACGGTGAAATCGATGAAGCGGATCGATGAATTACATCGGGCTATTGGTAAGTCAGGCGGTAAAAGAAGCTAA
- a CDS encoding ABC transporter permease has product MSTYSPDRVLTRPTSGKPRWMEGWLAAALWLLSGLYTLAWPDAGRRWPFSEGWALAQLTIGGGLLLLALSYRYWRQRGARLQHAGKWLALLPVLFAIWEGLTAKTAFLPVPFFAPPQALIEVLHDDWPRLLDSLLHSLGLLGLGVLLGTSCGFISGLAIGWSQRIGYWVHPVLRLLGPVPSTALLPLCLFIFPSSFGASVFLIALSTWFPVTVLTWSGVIGIDKAWYDVARTLGASQRFLILRVAIPAALPNVFVGLFMGLGASFSVLIVAEMVGVKSGIGFYLQWAQGWAAYPNMYAALLVMALLCSGLISGLFMVRDRLLSWQRGGMQW; this is encoded by the coding sequence ATGTCAACGTATTCGCCTGACCGGGTGCTGACGCGCCCGACAAGCGGCAAACCTCGATGGATGGAAGGCTGGCTGGCCGCCGCGCTGTGGCTGCTGAGTGGCCTGTATACGCTGGCCTGGCCCGATGCCGGGCGGCGCTGGCCGTTTAGCGAAGGCTGGGCGCTGGCGCAGTTGACTATCGGCGGCGGACTATTGCTGCTGGCGCTGAGCTACCGCTACTGGCGGCAGCGGGGCGCGCGGTTGCAACATGCCGGGAAATGGCTGGCGCTGCTGCCGGTGCTGTTTGCTATATGGGAAGGGCTGACGGCAAAGACGGCGTTTCTGCCGGTGCCGTTTTTCGCGCCGCCGCAGGCACTGATTGAAGTGCTGCACGATGACTGGCCGCGCCTGCTCGATAGTCTTCTGCATTCGCTGGGGCTGCTCGGGCTCGGGGTGCTGCTGGGCACCAGCTGTGGTTTTATCAGCGGGCTGGCGATCGGCTGGTCCCAGCGCATCGGCTACTGGGTGCATCCGGTGTTGCGTCTGCTGGGGCCGGTGCCGTCCACCGCACTGCTGCCGCTGTGCCTGTTTATCTTCCCGTCAAGCTTCGGCGCCAGCGTCTTTTTGATTGCACTCAGCACCTGGTTCCCGGTCACGGTACTGACCTGGTCCGGGGTTATCGGCATCGATAAAGCGTGGTATGACGTGGCGCGCACCCTGGGAGCCAGCCAGCGTTTCCTGATCCTGCGCGTGGCGATCCCCGCCGCGCTGCCGAACGTCTTTGTCGGCCTGTTTATGGGGCTGGGGGCGTCTTTTTCGGTGCTGATCGTCGCCGAAATGGTCGGCGTAAAATCCGGTATTGGTTTTTATCTGCAGTGGGCGCAGGGATGGGCGGCCTATCCCAATATGTACGCGGCGCTGCTGGTGATGGCGCTGCTCTGCTCCGGCCTGATTAGCGGGCTGTTTATGGTCCGCGACCGGCTGCTGAGCTGGCAGCGGGGAGGGATGCAATGGTAA
- a CDS encoding FecCD family ABC transporter permease, translating into MKSAVRRAGFRPFACGGRHLLLRPAALKIAAGMLLVILLLALFSLTRGSFPLPSGTLFHALLGGQNVDEQQRFILFDIRLPRLCMALLCGAMLGLAGAAMQSITRNGLADPGLIGVKEGASIVVLALVLFFPAVGLVWRPLAGMLGGVLVALMVLALARDCSRPRFILIGIGVSWTLAAAVGIFMTTADVRDVQTAMIWLAGSLHAATWPLLAVAFCWALPGALILFLTARAADAALLGDRTAIGLGVRLQQLTLLRFFAPVLLTSASVSCVGSLGFVGLMAPHMARFLLRGGQVALLCGSALIGALLVLVTDTIGRLAFAPLQIPAGIVIALVGCPFFIVLLWRRRDAL; encoded by the coding sequence ATGAAAAGCGCCGTTCGTCGCGCCGGTTTTCGCCCGTTTGCCTGCGGCGGTCGGCATCTTTTGCTGCGGCCAGCGGCGTTAAAAATCGCTGCCGGCATGTTGCTCGTTATCCTGCTGCTGGCGCTGTTTAGCCTGACCCGCGGCAGCTTCCCGCTGCCTTCCGGCACTTTATTCCATGCGCTGCTGGGTGGGCAAAACGTGGACGAACAGCAGCGATTTATTCTGTTTGATATCCGCCTGCCGAGGCTGTGTATGGCGCTGCTGTGCGGGGCGATGCTCGGCCTGGCCGGCGCGGCGATGCAGAGCATTACCCGCAACGGTCTGGCGGATCCCGGGCTTATCGGCGTGAAGGAGGGCGCCAGCATTGTCGTCCTGGCGCTGGTGCTGTTCTTCCCGGCGGTGGGCCTGGTCTGGCGGCCGCTGGCGGGAATGCTCGGCGGCGTGCTGGTGGCGCTGATGGTTCTGGCGCTGGCCCGCGATTGTTCGCGCCCGCGCTTTATTCTCATTGGCATCGGCGTGTCGTGGACGCTGGCGGCGGCGGTCGGTATTTTTATGACCACCGCCGACGTGCGCGATGTACAAACGGCGATGATCTGGCTGGCGGGAAGTTTGCACGCGGCGACCTGGCCGCTGCTGGCCGTCGCCTTCTGCTGGGCGCTGCCCGGGGCGCTGATCCTTTTTTTGACCGCCAGGGCCGCCGATGCGGCGCTGCTCGGCGACCGCACGGCCATCGGCCTCGGGGTACGTCTGCAGCAGCTCACCCTGTTGCGCTTTTTCGCGCCGGTGCTGCTCACCTCCGCCAGCGTCTCCTGCGTCGGTAGCCTCGGCTTCGTTGGCCTGATGGCGCCGCATATGGCGCGTTTTCTGCTGCGCGGCGGCCAGGTGGCGCTGCTCTGCGGCAGCGCGTTGATTGGCGCGCTGCTGGTGTTAGTCACCGATACCATTGGCCGACTGGCGTTCGCGCCGCTGCAGATCCCGGCAGGGATCGTCATTGCTCTGGTCGGTTGTCCGTTTTTTATCGTTCTGCTGTGGCGTCGTCGTGACGCCCTGTAA
- a CDS encoding FecCD family ABC transporter permease: MSASALLLPRRQSRPRLALVLLSLLLLGGSLVHLGLGARWIAPQTVLQALLHYDPRNFDHRIIVDLRLVRLAAALLTGAALGVAGLLLQTVIRNPLGEPHILGLNAGASLAVVATSALGISLGGVALARPLTAACGAALLFGGVMLLSSSGRGGVTPLRITLCGVALSAFASAVTAAILILDEQTLLAMRTWLAGDLAGLNWQTLRAALVPALAGLTIALIIAPRLNVLALGDKVALGLGVKIVQTRLLGLAAIALLCGSAVAVAGPIGFVGLVVPHAVRRLISEDIRLALPLAAPVGALVLVLADIAARTLVAPQELATGAMTALVGAPVFIFIAARFFK, from the coding sequence ATGAGCGCCTCCGCGCTGCTGCTGCCGCGCCGACAATCCCGGCCACGGCTGGCGCTGGTACTGTTGAGTTTACTGCTGCTTGGCGGCTCGCTGGTGCATCTTGGTCTTGGCGCGCGCTGGATTGCCCCGCAAACGGTGCTTCAGGCGCTGCTCCATTACGATCCGCGTAACTTCGATCACCGCATTATCGTTGATTTACGTCTGGTACGCCTGGCGGCGGCGCTGCTCACCGGGGCGGCGCTCGGCGTAGCGGGCCTGCTGCTGCAAACGGTGATCCGCAATCCGCTGGGCGAACCGCATATTCTTGGTCTTAACGCCGGCGCTTCGCTGGCGGTGGTGGCGACATCGGCGCTGGGCATTAGCCTCGGCGGCGTGGCGTTAGCCAGACCGCTGACCGCCGCCTGCGGTGCGGCGCTGTTGTTTGGCGGCGTGATGCTGCTGTCGTCATCCGGTCGCGGCGGCGTAACCCCGCTGCGTATTACCCTGTGCGGGGTGGCGCTGTCGGCGTTTGCCTCGGCGGTGACGGCGGCGATTCTGATCCTTGATGAACAAACGCTGCTGGCGATGCGTACCTGGCTGGCGGGCGATCTGGCCGGACTGAACTGGCAAACGCTGCGCGCTGCGCTGGTTCCGGCGCTGGCGGGGCTGACGATCGCGCTGATCATTGCGCCGCGTCTGAACGTGCTGGCGCTGGGCGATAAGGTCGCGCTGGGGCTGGGGGTGAAAATCGTTCAGACCCGCCTGCTGGGGCTGGCCGCCATTGCGCTATTGTGCGGCTCCGCGGTGGCGGTGGCCGGGCCGATCGGCTTTGTCGGTCTGGTGGTCCCCCACGCGGTGCGTCGACTGATTAGCGAAGATATTCGTCTGGCGCTGCCGCTGGCCGCGCCGGTTGGCGCCCTGGTGCTGGTACTGGCGGACATCGCCGCCCGCACCCTGGTGGCACCTCAGGAGCTGGCGACCGGCGCGATGACCGCGCTGGTGGGGGCGCCGGTGTTTATTTTTATCGCCGCGAGATTTTTTAAATGA
- a CDS encoding basic amino acid ABC transporter substrate-binding protein, which produces MVKNLMKACCLVAAMIGTAHAAQQTYVVGSGGTYRPFEFENSQKQLEGFDIDIIKAIAKAENFDIKLVNTPWEGIFATLGTGDRDIIISGITITDKRKQMVDFSAPYFPAEQSIVVPADSKVASLEALKSEKVGVVNSSTGDIVVSEVLGKNSTSIKRFDNTPLMLQELFEDGVSAAVGDVGVVKYYIKQHPEKQFKLVPDAKFERQYFGIAVAKGNSELQAKINAGLQKIIADGTYAKIYKTWFDENVPTLPAQ; this is translated from the coding sequence ATGGTTAAGAATTTGATGAAAGCATGCTGCCTGGTCGCGGCAATGATCGGCACCGCCCACGCGGCACAACAAACTTACGTGGTGGGCTCCGGCGGAACCTATCGCCCGTTTGAGTTCGAGAACAGCCAGAAACAGCTGGAAGGTTTTGATATCGATATCATCAAAGCGATCGCTAAAGCGGAAAACTTTGATATCAAACTGGTTAATACCCCGTGGGAAGGGATTTTCGCCACCCTCGGCACCGGCGATCGCGACATTATTATCTCCGGGATCACCATCACCGATAAACGTAAGCAAATGGTTGACTTCTCTGCCCCTTATTTCCCGGCCGAACAGTCAATTGTCGTGCCGGCGGATTCGAAAGTGGCCTCTCTTGAAGCGCTGAAAAGCGAGAAAGTCGGCGTGGTGAACTCCAGCACCGGCGATATTGTGGTTTCCGAGGTGCTCGGCAAGAACAGCACCTCAATCAAGCGTTTTGATAATACCCCGCTGATGCTGCAGGAGCTGTTTGAAGACGGCGTGAGCGCGGCGGTAGGCGACGTCGGCGTGGTGAAATATTACATCAAGCAGCACCCGGAGAAGCAGTTCAAGCTGGTGCCGGATGCCAAATTTGAGCGTCAGTATTTCGGTATTGCGGTCGCCAAAGGCAACAGCGAACTACAGGCGAAAATCAACGCCGGGTTACAGAAAATCATCGCTGACGGCACCTACGCCAAAATCTATAAAACCTGGTTTGACGAGAACGTCCCGACGCTGCCAGCGCAGTAA
- a CDS encoding ABC transporter substrate-binding protein — protein MITSAFSRRRFLRLTGSLALASASLPLWAHDMAAMTSGEEHPALRLAQPYKIKLAINKSAVCLAPVAVAEQQKIFSKYNLDVEFVNFGNSTDVLLEAIATGKAGAGVGMALRWLKALEQGFDVKLTAGTHGGCLNLLTAKNSPFGGLESLKGQTIGVTDMAGPDKNFFAILLKRHGIDPISDVQWKVYPADLLSVALDKGEIAAISGSEPFSYRLLETGKYQLIASNMTGDYANLSCCVLGVSGSLARDHKPAAAALTQAILEAHSYAAAHPESVAQSFLAHALNTNEAEVSGILHGQGHGHHAVGEAFVKELTQYAVDLQRVQVIKPGTDPHQFAESIYVNVFA, from the coding sequence ATGATAACCTCCGCTTTTTCCCGTCGTCGTTTCTTACGCTTAACCGGCAGCCTTGCGCTGGCCAGCGCATCCCTGCCGCTTTGGGCTCACGATATGGCGGCCATGACGAGCGGGGAGGAACATCCGGCCCTGCGCCTGGCGCAGCCGTACAAAATCAAGCTGGCGATCAATAAAAGCGCGGTGTGCCTCGCGCCGGTCGCCGTCGCCGAGCAGCAGAAGATCTTCAGTAAATACAATCTCGACGTCGAGTTCGTTAATTTCGGCAACTCGACGGACGTGCTGCTGGAGGCGATTGCCACCGGCAAGGCCGGCGCCGGGGTGGGAATGGCGCTGCGCTGGCTGAAGGCGCTGGAGCAGGGCTTTGACGTCAAGCTGACCGCCGGTACCCACGGCGGCTGTCTGAACCTGCTGACGGCGAAAAATTCGCCGTTCGGCGGCCTGGAGAGCCTGAAAGGGCAAACCATCGGTGTTACCGACATGGCCGGTCCGGATAAAAACTTTTTTGCCATCCTGCTTAAGCGCCACGGCATCGATCCCATCAGCGATGTGCAGTGGAAAGTCTATCCGGCGGATCTGCTCAGCGTGGCGCTGGATAAAGGCGAAATTGCCGCTATTAGCGGCAGCGAACCCTTTAGCTATCGCCTGCTGGAAACCGGTAAGTACCAGCTTATCGCCAGCAATATGACCGGCGATTACGCTAACCTGAGCTGCTGCGTGCTGGGGGTCAGCGGTAGCCTGGCTCGCGATCATAAACCGGCCGCCGCCGCGCTCACTCAGGCGATTCTGGAGGCGCACAGCTATGCCGCCGCGCATCCGGAAAGCGTGGCGCAATCTTTCCTCGCCCATGCGCTGAATACCAATGAGGCTGAAGTGAGCGGCATTCTCCACGGCCAGGGGCACGGCCATCACGCGGTGGGCGAGGCGTTCGTAAAAGAACTGACCCAGTACGCGGTGGATCTTCAGCGGGTGCAGGTCATTAAACCGGGAACCGATCCCCATCAGTTTGCGGAGAGCATTTATGTCAACGTATTCGCCTGA
- a CDS encoding amino acid ABC transporter permease produces MTGFRWEIIEEYGPLFMDGALMTIKCTIICVILGTLWGLTLGLGRMAKAEHGVWKYVLRYLVQFPVRFYVSAFRGTPLFVQIMVVHFALVPLFINPRDGLLVTSGMMSADFARELRSNYGAFLSCIVAITLNAGAYVSEIFRAGIQSIDKGQMEASRALGMPWWKTMRQVILPQAFRRILPPLGNNAIAIVKDSSLASAIGLADLAYAARTVSGAYATYWEPYLTISLVYWVITFLLAQLVNRLEKRFGKSDSH; encoded by the coding sequence ATGACGGGATTCCGTTGGGAGATCATTGAGGAGTACGGTCCGCTGTTTATGGACGGTGCCCTGATGACCATTAAATGTACCATTATCTGCGTGATCCTTGGCACCCTGTGGGGGTTAACCCTCGGGCTGGGGCGAATGGCGAAAGCCGAGCACGGGGTATGGAAATACGTTCTGCGTTACCTGGTACAGTTTCCGGTGCGCTTTTACGTCAGCGCGTTCCGCGGCACGCCGCTGTTCGTGCAAATTATGGTGGTGCACTTTGCGCTGGTGCCGCTGTTTATCAACCCCCGCGACGGACTGCTGGTCACCAGCGGCATGATGAGCGCCGATTTTGCCCGCGAGCTGCGCTCTAACTACGGCGCGTTTCTCTCCTGCATCGTGGCGATTACGCTGAACGCCGGGGCCTACGTATCGGAGATTTTCCGCGCCGGGATCCAGTCGATCGATAAGGGGCAAATGGAAGCCTCCCGCGCGCTGGGAATGCCGTGGTGGAAAACCATGCGTCAGGTGATTCTGCCGCAGGCGTTTCGCCGCATTCTGCCGCCGCTGGGCAACAACGCTATCGCCATCGTTAAAGATTCCTCGCTGGCGTCGGCCATCGGCCTGGCGGACCTGGCCTACGCCGCGCGCACCGTTTCCGGCGCTTATGCCACCTACTGGGAACCCTACCTGACCATCTCTCTGGTGTACTGGGTTATTACTTTCCTGCTGGCGCAGCTGGTTAACCGTCTGGAAAAGAGGTTTGGCAAAAGTGATTCACATTAA